The Caretta caretta isolate rCarCar2 chromosome 10, rCarCar1.hap1, whole genome shotgun sequence genome has a window encoding:
- the ERI2 gene encoding ERI1 exoribonuclease 2 isoform X1: MAGSARAAPSRRVLRAAMATKQLARQLGLIRKSSITSSNGKNHTRIKSRQLFDYLIIIDFESTCWKDGKYHYSQEIIEFPAVLLNTSTGEIESEFHMYVQPQEHPILSEFCTELTGIKQNQVDEGVPLNICLSQFSKWIQKIQKEKKIIFNSDVSSHSVSEAKSSTFVTWSDWDLGVCLQYECKRKQLRKPDILNSWIDLRATYKLFYTRKPKGLNGALQDLGIEFAGREHSGLDDSRNTARLAWRMICDGCLMKITKSLDKVHPKKNSVSRSLNVNPIEENPLGSNDGAETSDKDRICNSSCLAETEHSKIDKMVIKSNVKGKDQQESSSTSSSANVHVGSRSSTKIDECGQTQSCLPPHIGRLPVPSGQLQASHCNLLTGIQNGLNNGHLISTSKYSSSVLGSGLVLVSTTISSVNISNVDVSTSSDCLSMLADWEDVALIPESQHEENTDSVKLKDDPNTETSSVLGEVMVLKEPAMMNSDFERLGQLEASKSIVYKSPNTTIYDVGIAQRQALNCSAFKLPSVKVNATLSSTVLTGNHSTPFPQTPKRKPSSPKTLPPSKKHSFTVHEDEAASSDQPLSLRNSSSYKVPTVLLNSTVSLNQSLKAVKSDKLTPPLCNCGRRAKRLNVSSAGPNHGKVFYSCPAGKHERKKRGCGYFKWEHVLLKEKSTNTISALSTTAAGLTSPRINSDFSGNSHRKYPGLRPTMRT, translated from the exons ATGGCCGGAAGCGCTCGTGCGGCTCCTTCCCGTCGGGTGCTGAGGGCGGCGATGGCGACCAAGCAGCTGGCCCG GCAACTTGGATTAATTAGAAAAAGTTCCATAACTTCCTCAAATGGCAAGAATCACACTAGAATCAAGTCAA GGCAGCTGTTtgactatttaattattattgACTTTGAGTCTACTTGTTGGAAAGATGGTAAATATCATTACAGCCAGGAAATAA ttgaATTTCCAGCAGTTTTGTTAAACACTTCAACTGGAGAGATTGAATCTGAATTCCACATGTACGTCCAGCCTCAGGAACATCCAATTCTTTCTGAATTTTGTACTGAACTAACTGGCATAAAGCAG AATCAAGTTGATGAAGGGGTTCCTCTAAACATTTGCTTATCACAATTTTCTAAGTGGATTCAAAAGAtacaaaaggagaagaaaattattttcaatTCAGATGTTTCAAGCCATTCTGTTTCTGAAGCAAAATCAAGTACCTTTGTTACTTGGTCAG ACTGGGATCTGGGAGTTTGTTTGCAGTATGAGTGCAAAAGGAAGCAGCTGCGAAAACCTGATATTTTAAACTCCTGGATTGATCTCAGAGCAACATACAAG ctctTCTACACTAGAAAGCCAAAAGGGCTAAATGGTGCTTTACAGGATCTGGGGATAGAATTTGCTGGACGGGAACATTCTG GGTTGGATGATTCTCGGAATACTGCCCGTCTTGCTTGGAGAATGATCTGTGATGGATGTCTGATGAAAATTACTAAATCTTTGGATAAG GTACATCCAAAGAAGAATTCAGTGTCCAGATCTTTGAATGTGAACCCCATTGAAGAGAATCCATTGGGAAGTAATGATGGTGCTGAAACTTCAGATAAAGATAGAATTTGCAATAGCAGCTGTCTAGCTGAGACTGAACACAGTAAAATTGATAAAATGGTTATAAAGTCCAATGTAAAGGGAAAAGACCAGCAAGAGTCCAGTTCTACAAGTTCCTCTGCAAATGTCCATGTTGGGTCTAGAAGCAGTACAAAGATTGATGAATGTGGTCAAACCCAAAGCTGCTTACCTCCACATATTGGCAGACTTCCTGTTCCCTCTGGACAGCTACAGGCTTCTCATTGTAATTTACTGACAGGCATCCAGAATGGATTAAATAACGGACATCTTATTTCTACTTCCAAGTACAGCTCTTCAGTACTTGGTTCAGGGCTAGTGCTTGTCTCCACTACTATTTCCTCTGTTAATATCTCTAATGTAGATGTAAGTACTAGTTCTGACTGTTTATCTATGTTGGCTGATTGGGAAGATGTAGCTTTAATACCAGAATCACAACATGAAGAAAATACAGACTCTGTGAAGCTTAAAGATGACCCAAATACAGAGACTTCATCAGTCCTTGGAGAAGTGATGGTTCTGAAAGAACCAGCTATGATGAATTCAGACTTTGAACGTTTGGGGCAATTGGAGGCTTCTAAGTCTATTGTGTACAAAAGTCCTAATACTACTATCTATGATGTAGGAATAGCCCAAAGGCAAGCTTTAAATTGTTCTGCTTTTAAGTTACCATCTGTGAAGGTAAATGCTACTTTATCAAGTACAGTGTTAACTGGAAAtcattccacccctttccctcaGACTCCTAAAAGGAAACCATCTAGTCCAAAAACTTTACCTCCATCAAAAAAACATTCATTCACTGTACATGAAGATGAAGCTGCATCTTCTGATCAGCCCCTATCTTTGAGAAATTCAAGTTCATACAAAGTTCCTACTGTTCTCTTaaactccacagtcagcctgAACCAATCTTTAAAAGCTGTGAAAAGTGACAAACTGACTCCACCCTTATGTAACTGTGGTCGAAGGGCTAAAAGACTAAATGTGTCCAGTGCTGGTCCAAATCATGGCAAAGTATTCTATAGCTGTCCTGCTGGAAAACatgaaaggaagaagagaggctGTGGATATTTCAAGTGGGAGCATGTACTTCTAAAGGAAAAATCCACAAACACTATTTCTGCTCTTTCCACTACTGCAGCTGGTTTAACATCTCCTAGAATAAACTCAGATTTTTCAGGAAATTCTCACAGGAAATATCCGGGTCTCAGACCTACTATGAGAACTTGA
- the ERI2 gene encoding ERI1 exoribonuclease 2 isoform X2, with protein sequence MAGSARAAPSRRVLRAAMATKQLARQLGLIRKSSITSSNGKNHTRIKSRQLFDYLIIIDFESTCWKDVEFPAVLLNTSTGEIESEFHMYVQPQEHPILSEFCTELTGIKQNQVDEGVPLNICLSQFSKWIQKIQKEKKIIFNSDVSSHSVSEAKSSTFVTWSDWDLGVCLQYECKRKQLRKPDILNSWIDLRATYKLFYTRKPKGLNGALQDLGIEFAGREHSGLDDSRNTARLAWRMICDGCLMKITKSLDKVHPKKNSVSRSLNVNPIEENPLGSNDGAETSDKDRICNSSCLAETEHSKIDKMVIKSNVKGKDQQESSSTSSSANVHVGSRSSTKIDECGQTQSCLPPHIGRLPVPSGQLQASHCNLLTGIQNGLNNGHLISTSKYSSSVLGSGLVLVSTTISSVNISNVDVSTSSDCLSMLADWEDVALIPESQHEENTDSVKLKDDPNTETSSVLGEVMVLKEPAMMNSDFERLGQLEASKSIVYKSPNTTIYDVGIAQRQALNCSAFKLPSVKVNATLSSTVLTGNHSTPFPQTPKRKPSSPKTLPPSKKHSFTVHEDEAASSDQPLSLRNSSSYKVPTVLLNSTVSLNQSLKAVKSDKLTPPLCNCGRRAKRLNVSSAGPNHGKVFYSCPAGKHERKKRGCGYFKWEHVLLKEKSTNTISALSTTAAGLTSPRINSDFSGNSHRKYPGLRPTMRT encoded by the exons ATGGCCGGAAGCGCTCGTGCGGCTCCTTCCCGTCGGGTGCTGAGGGCGGCGATGGCGACCAAGCAGCTGGCCCG GCAACTTGGATTAATTAGAAAAAGTTCCATAACTTCCTCAAATGGCAAGAATCACACTAGAATCAAGTCAA GGCAGCTGTTtgactatttaattattattgACTTTGAGTCTACTTGTTGGAAAGATG ttgaATTTCCAGCAGTTTTGTTAAACACTTCAACTGGAGAGATTGAATCTGAATTCCACATGTACGTCCAGCCTCAGGAACATCCAATTCTTTCTGAATTTTGTACTGAACTAACTGGCATAAAGCAG AATCAAGTTGATGAAGGGGTTCCTCTAAACATTTGCTTATCACAATTTTCTAAGTGGATTCAAAAGAtacaaaaggagaagaaaattattttcaatTCAGATGTTTCAAGCCATTCTGTTTCTGAAGCAAAATCAAGTACCTTTGTTACTTGGTCAG ACTGGGATCTGGGAGTTTGTTTGCAGTATGAGTGCAAAAGGAAGCAGCTGCGAAAACCTGATATTTTAAACTCCTGGATTGATCTCAGAGCAACATACAAG ctctTCTACACTAGAAAGCCAAAAGGGCTAAATGGTGCTTTACAGGATCTGGGGATAGAATTTGCTGGACGGGAACATTCTG GGTTGGATGATTCTCGGAATACTGCCCGTCTTGCTTGGAGAATGATCTGTGATGGATGTCTGATGAAAATTACTAAATCTTTGGATAAG GTACATCCAAAGAAGAATTCAGTGTCCAGATCTTTGAATGTGAACCCCATTGAAGAGAATCCATTGGGAAGTAATGATGGTGCTGAAACTTCAGATAAAGATAGAATTTGCAATAGCAGCTGTCTAGCTGAGACTGAACACAGTAAAATTGATAAAATGGTTATAAAGTCCAATGTAAAGGGAAAAGACCAGCAAGAGTCCAGTTCTACAAGTTCCTCTGCAAATGTCCATGTTGGGTCTAGAAGCAGTACAAAGATTGATGAATGTGGTCAAACCCAAAGCTGCTTACCTCCACATATTGGCAGACTTCCTGTTCCCTCTGGACAGCTACAGGCTTCTCATTGTAATTTACTGACAGGCATCCAGAATGGATTAAATAACGGACATCTTATTTCTACTTCCAAGTACAGCTCTTCAGTACTTGGTTCAGGGCTAGTGCTTGTCTCCACTACTATTTCCTCTGTTAATATCTCTAATGTAGATGTAAGTACTAGTTCTGACTGTTTATCTATGTTGGCTGATTGGGAAGATGTAGCTTTAATACCAGAATCACAACATGAAGAAAATACAGACTCTGTGAAGCTTAAAGATGACCCAAATACAGAGACTTCATCAGTCCTTGGAGAAGTGATGGTTCTGAAAGAACCAGCTATGATGAATTCAGACTTTGAACGTTTGGGGCAATTGGAGGCTTCTAAGTCTATTGTGTACAAAAGTCCTAATACTACTATCTATGATGTAGGAATAGCCCAAAGGCAAGCTTTAAATTGTTCTGCTTTTAAGTTACCATCTGTGAAGGTAAATGCTACTTTATCAAGTACAGTGTTAACTGGAAAtcattccacccctttccctcaGACTCCTAAAAGGAAACCATCTAGTCCAAAAACTTTACCTCCATCAAAAAAACATTCATTCACTGTACATGAAGATGAAGCTGCATCTTCTGATCAGCCCCTATCTTTGAGAAATTCAAGTTCATACAAAGTTCCTACTGTTCTCTTaaactccacagtcagcctgAACCAATCTTTAAAAGCTGTGAAAAGTGACAAACTGACTCCACCCTTATGTAACTGTGGTCGAAGGGCTAAAAGACTAAATGTGTCCAGTGCTGGTCCAAATCATGGCAAAGTATTCTATAGCTGTCCTGCTGGAAAACatgaaaggaagaagagaggctGTGGATATTTCAAGTGGGAGCATGTACTTCTAAAGGAAAAATCCACAAACACTATTTCTGCTCTTTCCACTACTGCAGCTGGTTTAACATCTCCTAGAATAAACTCAGATTTTTCAGGAAATTCTCACAGGAAATATCCGGGTCTCAGACCTACTATGAGAACTTGA
- the ERI2 gene encoding ERI1 exoribonuclease 2 isoform X3 produces the protein MAGSARAAPSRRVLRAAMATKQLARQLGLIRKSSITSSNGKNHTRIKSIEFPAVLLNTSTGEIESEFHMYVQPQEHPILSEFCTELTGIKQNQVDEGVPLNICLSQFSKWIQKIQKEKKIIFNSDVSSHSVSEAKSSTFVTWSDWDLGVCLQYECKRKQLRKPDILNSWIDLRATYKLFYTRKPKGLNGALQDLGIEFAGREHSGLDDSRNTARLAWRMICDGCLMKITKSLDKVHPKKNSVSRSLNVNPIEENPLGSNDGAETSDKDRICNSSCLAETEHSKIDKMVIKSNVKGKDQQESSSTSSSANVHVGSRSSTKIDECGQTQSCLPPHIGRLPVPSGQLQASHCNLLTGIQNGLNNGHLISTSKYSSSVLGSGLVLVSTTISSVNISNVDVSTSSDCLSMLADWEDVALIPESQHEENTDSVKLKDDPNTETSSVLGEVMVLKEPAMMNSDFERLGQLEASKSIVYKSPNTTIYDVGIAQRQALNCSAFKLPSVKVNATLSSTVLTGNHSTPFPQTPKRKPSSPKTLPPSKKHSFTVHEDEAASSDQPLSLRNSSSYKVPTVLLNSTVSLNQSLKAVKSDKLTPPLCNCGRRAKRLNVSSAGPNHGKVFYSCPAGKHERKKRGCGYFKWEHVLLKEKSTNTISALSTTAAGLTSPRINSDFSGNSHRKYPGLRPTMRT, from the exons ATGGCCGGAAGCGCTCGTGCGGCTCCTTCCCGTCGGGTGCTGAGGGCGGCGATGGCGACCAAGCAGCTGGCCCG GCAACTTGGATTAATTAGAAAAAGTTCCATAACTTCCTCAAATGGCAAGAATCACACTAGAATCAAGTCAA ttgaATTTCCAGCAGTTTTGTTAAACACTTCAACTGGAGAGATTGAATCTGAATTCCACATGTACGTCCAGCCTCAGGAACATCCAATTCTTTCTGAATTTTGTACTGAACTAACTGGCATAAAGCAG AATCAAGTTGATGAAGGGGTTCCTCTAAACATTTGCTTATCACAATTTTCTAAGTGGATTCAAAAGAtacaaaaggagaagaaaattattttcaatTCAGATGTTTCAAGCCATTCTGTTTCTGAAGCAAAATCAAGTACCTTTGTTACTTGGTCAG ACTGGGATCTGGGAGTTTGTTTGCAGTATGAGTGCAAAAGGAAGCAGCTGCGAAAACCTGATATTTTAAACTCCTGGATTGATCTCAGAGCAACATACAAG ctctTCTACACTAGAAAGCCAAAAGGGCTAAATGGTGCTTTACAGGATCTGGGGATAGAATTTGCTGGACGGGAACATTCTG GGTTGGATGATTCTCGGAATACTGCCCGTCTTGCTTGGAGAATGATCTGTGATGGATGTCTGATGAAAATTACTAAATCTTTGGATAAG GTACATCCAAAGAAGAATTCAGTGTCCAGATCTTTGAATGTGAACCCCATTGAAGAGAATCCATTGGGAAGTAATGATGGTGCTGAAACTTCAGATAAAGATAGAATTTGCAATAGCAGCTGTCTAGCTGAGACTGAACACAGTAAAATTGATAAAATGGTTATAAAGTCCAATGTAAAGGGAAAAGACCAGCAAGAGTCCAGTTCTACAAGTTCCTCTGCAAATGTCCATGTTGGGTCTAGAAGCAGTACAAAGATTGATGAATGTGGTCAAACCCAAAGCTGCTTACCTCCACATATTGGCAGACTTCCTGTTCCCTCTGGACAGCTACAGGCTTCTCATTGTAATTTACTGACAGGCATCCAGAATGGATTAAATAACGGACATCTTATTTCTACTTCCAAGTACAGCTCTTCAGTACTTGGTTCAGGGCTAGTGCTTGTCTCCACTACTATTTCCTCTGTTAATATCTCTAATGTAGATGTAAGTACTAGTTCTGACTGTTTATCTATGTTGGCTGATTGGGAAGATGTAGCTTTAATACCAGAATCACAACATGAAGAAAATACAGACTCTGTGAAGCTTAAAGATGACCCAAATACAGAGACTTCATCAGTCCTTGGAGAAGTGATGGTTCTGAAAGAACCAGCTATGATGAATTCAGACTTTGAACGTTTGGGGCAATTGGAGGCTTCTAAGTCTATTGTGTACAAAAGTCCTAATACTACTATCTATGATGTAGGAATAGCCCAAAGGCAAGCTTTAAATTGTTCTGCTTTTAAGTTACCATCTGTGAAGGTAAATGCTACTTTATCAAGTACAGTGTTAACTGGAAAtcattccacccctttccctcaGACTCCTAAAAGGAAACCATCTAGTCCAAAAACTTTACCTCCATCAAAAAAACATTCATTCACTGTACATGAAGATGAAGCTGCATCTTCTGATCAGCCCCTATCTTTGAGAAATTCAAGTTCATACAAAGTTCCTACTGTTCTCTTaaactccacagtcagcctgAACCAATCTTTAAAAGCTGTGAAAAGTGACAAACTGACTCCACCCTTATGTAACTGTGGTCGAAGGGCTAAAAGACTAAATGTGTCCAGTGCTGGTCCAAATCATGGCAAAGTATTCTATAGCTGTCCTGCTGGAAAACatgaaaggaagaagagaggctGTGGATATTTCAAGTGGGAGCATGTACTTCTAAAGGAAAAATCCACAAACACTATTTCTGCTCTTTCCACTACTGCAGCTGGTTTAACATCTCCTAGAATAAACTCAGATTTTTCAGGAAATTCTCACAGGAAATATCCGGGTCTCAGACCTACTATGAGAACTTGA
- the ERI2 gene encoding ERI1 exoribonuclease 2 isoform X5: MARITLESSQVSVEFPAVLLNTSTGEIESEFHMYVQPQEHPILSEFCTELTGIKQNQVDEGVPLNICLSQFSKWIQKIQKEKKIIFNSDVSSHSVSEAKSSTFVTWSDWDLGVCLQYECKRKQLRKPDILNSWIDLRATYKLFYTRKPKGLNGALQDLGIEFAGREHSGLDDSRNTARLAWRMICDGCLMKITKSLDKVHPKKNSVSRSLNVNPIEENPLGSNDGAETSDKDRICNSSCLAETEHSKIDKMVIKSNVKGKDQQESSSTSSSANVHVGSRSSTKIDECGQTQSCLPPHIGRLPVPSGQLQASHCNLLTGIQNGLNNGHLISTSKYSSSVLGSGLVLVSTTISSVNISNVDVSTSSDCLSMLADWEDVALIPESQHEENTDSVKLKDDPNTETSSVLGEVMVLKEPAMMNSDFERLGQLEASKSIVYKSPNTTIYDVGIAQRQALNCSAFKLPSVKVNATLSSTVLTGNHSTPFPQTPKRKPSSPKTLPPSKKHSFTVHEDEAASSDQPLSLRNSSSYKVPTVLLNSTVSLNQSLKAVKSDKLTPPLCNCGRRAKRLNVSSAGPNHGKVFYSCPAGKHERKKRGCGYFKWEHVLLKEKSTNTISALSTTAAGLTSPRINSDFSGNSHRKYPGLRPTMRT, translated from the exons ATGGCAAGAATCACACTAGAATCAAGTCAAGTAAGTG ttgaATTTCCAGCAGTTTTGTTAAACACTTCAACTGGAGAGATTGAATCTGAATTCCACATGTACGTCCAGCCTCAGGAACATCCAATTCTTTCTGAATTTTGTACTGAACTAACTGGCATAAAGCAG AATCAAGTTGATGAAGGGGTTCCTCTAAACATTTGCTTATCACAATTTTCTAAGTGGATTCAAAAGAtacaaaaggagaagaaaattattttcaatTCAGATGTTTCAAGCCATTCTGTTTCTGAAGCAAAATCAAGTACCTTTGTTACTTGGTCAG ACTGGGATCTGGGAGTTTGTTTGCAGTATGAGTGCAAAAGGAAGCAGCTGCGAAAACCTGATATTTTAAACTCCTGGATTGATCTCAGAGCAACATACAAG ctctTCTACACTAGAAAGCCAAAAGGGCTAAATGGTGCTTTACAGGATCTGGGGATAGAATTTGCTGGACGGGAACATTCTG GGTTGGATGATTCTCGGAATACTGCCCGTCTTGCTTGGAGAATGATCTGTGATGGATGTCTGATGAAAATTACTAAATCTTTGGATAAG GTACATCCAAAGAAGAATTCAGTGTCCAGATCTTTGAATGTGAACCCCATTGAAGAGAATCCATTGGGAAGTAATGATGGTGCTGAAACTTCAGATAAAGATAGAATTTGCAATAGCAGCTGTCTAGCTGAGACTGAACACAGTAAAATTGATAAAATGGTTATAAAGTCCAATGTAAAGGGAAAAGACCAGCAAGAGTCCAGTTCTACAAGTTCCTCTGCAAATGTCCATGTTGGGTCTAGAAGCAGTACAAAGATTGATGAATGTGGTCAAACCCAAAGCTGCTTACCTCCACATATTGGCAGACTTCCTGTTCCCTCTGGACAGCTACAGGCTTCTCATTGTAATTTACTGACAGGCATCCAGAATGGATTAAATAACGGACATCTTATTTCTACTTCCAAGTACAGCTCTTCAGTACTTGGTTCAGGGCTAGTGCTTGTCTCCACTACTATTTCCTCTGTTAATATCTCTAATGTAGATGTAAGTACTAGTTCTGACTGTTTATCTATGTTGGCTGATTGGGAAGATGTAGCTTTAATACCAGAATCACAACATGAAGAAAATACAGACTCTGTGAAGCTTAAAGATGACCCAAATACAGAGACTTCATCAGTCCTTGGAGAAGTGATGGTTCTGAAAGAACCAGCTATGATGAATTCAGACTTTGAACGTTTGGGGCAATTGGAGGCTTCTAAGTCTATTGTGTACAAAAGTCCTAATACTACTATCTATGATGTAGGAATAGCCCAAAGGCAAGCTTTAAATTGTTCTGCTTTTAAGTTACCATCTGTGAAGGTAAATGCTACTTTATCAAGTACAGTGTTAACTGGAAAtcattccacccctttccctcaGACTCCTAAAAGGAAACCATCTAGTCCAAAAACTTTACCTCCATCAAAAAAACATTCATTCACTGTACATGAAGATGAAGCTGCATCTTCTGATCAGCCCCTATCTTTGAGAAATTCAAGTTCATACAAAGTTCCTACTGTTCTCTTaaactccacagtcagcctgAACCAATCTTTAAAAGCTGTGAAAAGTGACAAACTGACTCCACCCTTATGTAACTGTGGTCGAAGGGCTAAAAGACTAAATGTGTCCAGTGCTGGTCCAAATCATGGCAAAGTATTCTATAGCTGTCCTGCTGGAAAACatgaaaggaagaagagaggctGTGGATATTTCAAGTGGGAGCATGTACTTCTAAAGGAAAAATCCACAAACACTATTTCTGCTCTTTCCACTACTGCAGCTGGTTTAACATCTCCTAGAATAAACTCAGATTTTTCAGGAAATTCTCACAGGAAATATCCGGGTCTCAGACCTACTATGAGAACTTGA
- the ERI2 gene encoding ERI1 exoribonuclease 2 isoform X4, which produces MARITLESSQVSGQLFDYLIIIDFESTCWKDGKYHYSQEIIEFPAVLLNTSTGEIESEFHMYVQPQEHPILSEFCTELTGIKQNQVDEGVPLNICLSQFSKWIQKIQKEKKIIFNSDVSSHSVSEAKSSTFVTWSDWDLGVCLQYECKRKQLRKPDILNSWIDLRATYKLFYTRKPKGLNGALQDLGIEFAGREHSGLDDSRNTARLAWRMICDGCLMKITKSLDKVHPKKNSVSRSLNVNPIEENPLGSNDGAETSDKDRICNSSCLAETEHSKIDKMVIKSNVKGKDQQESSSTSSSANVHVGSRSSTKIDECGQTQSCLPPHIGRLPVPSGQLQASHCNLLTGIQNGLNNGHLISTSKYSSSVLGSGLVLVSTTISSVNISNVDVSTSSDCLSMLADWEDVALIPESQHEENTDSVKLKDDPNTETSSVLGEVMVLKEPAMMNSDFERLGQLEASKSIVYKSPNTTIYDVGIAQRQALNCSAFKLPSVKVNATLSSTVLTGNHSTPFPQTPKRKPSSPKTLPPSKKHSFTVHEDEAASSDQPLSLRNSSSYKVPTVLLNSTVSLNQSLKAVKSDKLTPPLCNCGRRAKRLNVSSAGPNHGKVFYSCPAGKHERKKRGCGYFKWEHVLLKEKSTNTISALSTTAAGLTSPRINSDFSGNSHRKYPGLRPTMRT; this is translated from the exons ATGGCAAGAATCACACTAGAATCAAGTCAAGTAAGTG GGCAGCTGTTtgactatttaattattattgACTTTGAGTCTACTTGTTGGAAAGATGGTAAATATCATTACAGCCAGGAAATAA ttgaATTTCCAGCAGTTTTGTTAAACACTTCAACTGGAGAGATTGAATCTGAATTCCACATGTACGTCCAGCCTCAGGAACATCCAATTCTTTCTGAATTTTGTACTGAACTAACTGGCATAAAGCAG AATCAAGTTGATGAAGGGGTTCCTCTAAACATTTGCTTATCACAATTTTCTAAGTGGATTCAAAAGAtacaaaaggagaagaaaattattttcaatTCAGATGTTTCAAGCCATTCTGTTTCTGAAGCAAAATCAAGTACCTTTGTTACTTGGTCAG ACTGGGATCTGGGAGTTTGTTTGCAGTATGAGTGCAAAAGGAAGCAGCTGCGAAAACCTGATATTTTAAACTCCTGGATTGATCTCAGAGCAACATACAAG ctctTCTACACTAGAAAGCCAAAAGGGCTAAATGGTGCTTTACAGGATCTGGGGATAGAATTTGCTGGACGGGAACATTCTG GGTTGGATGATTCTCGGAATACTGCCCGTCTTGCTTGGAGAATGATCTGTGATGGATGTCTGATGAAAATTACTAAATCTTTGGATAAG GTACATCCAAAGAAGAATTCAGTGTCCAGATCTTTGAATGTGAACCCCATTGAAGAGAATCCATTGGGAAGTAATGATGGTGCTGAAACTTCAGATAAAGATAGAATTTGCAATAGCAGCTGTCTAGCTGAGACTGAACACAGTAAAATTGATAAAATGGTTATAAAGTCCAATGTAAAGGGAAAAGACCAGCAAGAGTCCAGTTCTACAAGTTCCTCTGCAAATGTCCATGTTGGGTCTAGAAGCAGTACAAAGATTGATGAATGTGGTCAAACCCAAAGCTGCTTACCTCCACATATTGGCAGACTTCCTGTTCCCTCTGGACAGCTACAGGCTTCTCATTGTAATTTACTGACAGGCATCCAGAATGGATTAAATAACGGACATCTTATTTCTACTTCCAAGTACAGCTCTTCAGTACTTGGTTCAGGGCTAGTGCTTGTCTCCACTACTATTTCCTCTGTTAATATCTCTAATGTAGATGTAAGTACTAGTTCTGACTGTTTATCTATGTTGGCTGATTGGGAAGATGTAGCTTTAATACCAGAATCACAACATGAAGAAAATACAGACTCTGTGAAGCTTAAAGATGACCCAAATACAGAGACTTCATCAGTCCTTGGAGAAGTGATGGTTCTGAAAGAACCAGCTATGATGAATTCAGACTTTGAACGTTTGGGGCAATTGGAGGCTTCTAAGTCTATTGTGTACAAAAGTCCTAATACTACTATCTATGATGTAGGAATAGCCCAAAGGCAAGCTTTAAATTGTTCTGCTTTTAAGTTACCATCTGTGAAGGTAAATGCTACTTTATCAAGTACAGTGTTAACTGGAAAtcattccacccctttccctcaGACTCCTAAAAGGAAACCATCTAGTCCAAAAACTTTACCTCCATCAAAAAAACATTCATTCACTGTACATGAAGATGAAGCTGCATCTTCTGATCAGCCCCTATCTTTGAGAAATTCAAGTTCATACAAAGTTCCTACTGTTCTCTTaaactccacagtcagcctgAACCAATCTTTAAAAGCTGTGAAAAGTGACAAACTGACTCCACCCTTATGTAACTGTGGTCGAAGGGCTAAAAGACTAAATGTGTCCAGTGCTGGTCCAAATCATGGCAAAGTATTCTATAGCTGTCCTGCTGGAAAACatgaaaggaagaagagaggctGTGGATATTTCAAGTGGGAGCATGTACTTCTAAAGGAAAAATCCACAAACACTATTTCTGCTCTTTCCACTACTGCAGCTGGTTTAACATCTCCTAGAATAAACTCAGATTTTTCAGGAAATTCTCACAGGAAATATCCGGGTCTCAGACCTACTATGAGAACTTGA